A part of Planctomycetota bacterium genomic DNA contains:
- a CDS encoding lysylphosphatidylglycerol synthase domain-containing protein: MSAPGTPPGAAPGGVVREAERLSRARGPLRLAVQIVGMLVALGLLAWCVRLALAPANRASIRRLSEAPTELVAALFALALAGLVLNGLGFAITLRRLARVRLLDVQATNAIATALAYLPFKLSIVARVMYHHRRDGVPLMRIGAWLGANATIILAVVVPLGAAGLWRGGLDGAYIAASAGGLIACVGGAHFVALAFGGEAGLARLAALARRARLGFVERLLARPSIRDLHAGLAIIAHRPTLLAAAGVRVADVLVQALRFIVVGRALGIPLPFEKAVLASSTFFLTGAASPAGSVGAREGATTGVGALVQIPGVPYESLSVIALAVSAAEIVLYVPLGVAAFLYLRVRRPLVPYDPADASGPHPAEPDGRRTAIK, encoded by the coding sequence GTGAGCGCACCCGGCACGCCGCCCGGAGCCGCGCCAGGCGGGGTGGTGCGCGAGGCGGAGCGCCTGTCGCGCGCGCGCGGGCCGCTGCGGCTTGCGGTGCAGATCGTGGGCATGCTGGTGGCGCTCGGGCTGCTCGCGTGGTGCGTGCGGCTGGCGCTGGCGCCGGCGAACCGCGCGTCGATCCGGCGTCTGTCCGAGGCGCCGACGGAACTGGTGGCGGCGCTGTTCGCGCTGGCGCTGGCGGGGCTGGTGCTGAACGGGCTGGGGTTCGCGATCACGCTGCGTCGGCTGGCGCGCGTGCGCCTGCTCGACGTGCAGGCAACGAACGCGATCGCGACCGCGCTGGCCTACCTGCCCTTCAAGCTCAGCATCGTGGCGCGGGTGATGTACCACCACCGGCGCGACGGCGTGCCCCTGATGCGCATCGGCGCCTGGCTGGGCGCGAACGCCACGATCATCCTCGCGGTGGTCGTGCCGCTGGGCGCGGCGGGGCTCTGGCGGGGCGGGCTGGACGGGGCATATATCGCGGCGTCGGCCGGCGGACTCATCGCCTGCGTCGGCGGGGCGCACTTCGTCGCGCTGGCGTTCGGGGGCGAGGCCGGGCTGGCGCGCCTCGCGGCTCTCGCCCGTCGCGCCCGCCTGGGCTTCGTCGAGCGCCTGCTCGCCCGTCCCAGCATCCGCGACCTGCACGCGGGCCTGGCGATCATCGCCCACCGCCCCACGCTGCTCGCCGCCGCGGGCGTGCGCGTGGCCGATGTGCTCGTGCAGGCCCTGCGGTTCATCGTGGTCGGGCGCGCGCTGGGCATCCCGCTGCCCTTCGAGAAGGCGGTGCTGGCGTCGAGCACGTTCTTCCTGACGGGGGCGGCGTCGCCGGCGGGCTCGGTGGGGGCGCGCGAGGGCGCGACGACCGGCGTGGGCGCGCTCGTCCAGATCCCCGGCGTGCCGTACGAATCGCTGTCGGTCATTGCGCTGGCCGTGAGCGCCGCGGAGATCGTGCTGTACGTGCCGCTGGGGGTGGCGGCGTTCCTGTACCTGCGGGTGCGGCGCCCGCTTGTCCCGTACGATCCCGCCGATGCGTCTGGCCCTCATCCCGCTGAACCCGACGGTCGGCGCACTGCGATCAAATAG